A stretch of DNA from Spirosoma endbachense:
AATAGTTTGGTTGGCATTGCAGTAATTAGCTTAAAAAAGTGTTTGATCCTCGTCGGAAATCAGTCCAGCCAGATGACCGGATTTCGGATTGGCAAATTGCGCAGCACCTCCTCCACCTGTGGGTCGTGGTCCCGTTTTTTCCAGGTTTCGAGCCACTCCTTCTGGTTAAATTGTAGGGCTCCAAATACCAGAAAAGGCTGGGCAACAGGCCAGTCGTTCCAGTACATCACGTCAGGTTTCAAAGGCCAGCTCGATTTGTTCGCAACAAACGGGTACAGATACGCAATACCCTGCCGAATACTCCGACCATCCGCCGTTTGATAGGACCACAGGTTGTTGGCAGGCGTGGATAAAATCTGGCAAATGGTCGCCATTGCATCCAGATTGAACAGCGAATAACCGTAGGGTTTGGTTCGGCGAAGTTCCTGGGGGAAACTGCCATCGGTAGCCATCTGATCGGGCAGCAACACTGTTTTGTAGCGGTTCCGACAGGCATTCATCAGCGAGTCGTTGTTGGTAAGCCTGGAAAAAGCGGCAACCTGCATCACCCAGCAGGTGCCATGATTGTTTTTGGCATTCATCTCATCGGTACCATATGAATGCGTCGTCAGCCAGTTGAGGTAATCCGCAAACCAGCGTCGAATGGCCGCTACGGCCTGCTTATCGGCGCTTTTCGCTCTATCCATAACACGCAGTCCCTGAGCAACCTCCATCAAGTGAATGGTATCGATTATACCGATACCCCGTCCCGTTGCGCGTCCTTTGATTGCCTGGGCATACAACAGCGATGGATTCATTCGGGTATCCGAATCCACGAACCACGCATGGAGATGCCGGAATGCCTGCCGAACGTACGTCTCATCCTGGGTCAATACATAAGCCGAAGCTAAGGCACCGACAATCCGGCTGAAACGGATCATCGCCTGTCGATGTGCGACAAAATTGTCGGGGTTGGTCATTCCATCCCGCTGAATGTATGGTCCCTGCAGGTTAGCCGAATCTGGCCACCAGTAATCACCTTCTGAAAAGAAATCGTGTTTGTTTCCTGTACTTCGGGGTGATGTCTGTGCCGTAACGGTAATCGGCTTCTGTTGCATAGCCCAGCGGGCTTCAGACAGAATGTGTGGCCTTAACGTAGCGATAACGGTGGCCCGCTCAGCCGACTGTCCGTAGGAAATCCCGGCTAAAAATTGGCCTACTATCGCTACAATGAACACTACTTGTCTTTGCATACGTATAAAAACTGAATTGCCTTTATGATTTGTGTGAAGATCGGTGCCATTTGTCGCGTCACACCAGAACTCATTGCTTCAGGGGCAGAATGGTCAATAATGCCGTTGGCAAACCGGGCGACTGCACACCCACAACGGCTTTCCCAGCTCCTGATTCGACCCGAATGATTGCCCTGCCATTATAAGCCTGAACCGTACGCGATCCGGTCGATGTGCCCAGATTATTCAGCAAACGACCATCGCCAGCCAGGCTGAAACTGATGTAATTGGCAGCATCGAGGCAGGCAATACCCCGATCGTCGACCAGTCGGGCCTGAAGCGTAGAGACGCCATTCTCTTCCCCAATTTTTTCCAGAATGAGTTGGGCAGGTTTGTCCCATTTTTCGGTTTGGTACTGCATCGTTACTTCGTCCTCAACCGTCTTGTTTCCCTGCCGGGCAACCACCCGGATCTGATTGCTACCGGCATTGAACGGTACCTGCCATCGCAATCCGGCGGCCGGAAAATCCTGGCTATTCCGCTTACGAACGCCCTGGCTTTTGCCATTGACAAACAACTCCGCTTCAGCACAGTTGGAATACACTTTCACAAGTTTCTGCGCTCCCGCAGTTCCCCACCGAACCGGCCAGGAATGCCCATAAATGTGTACCATCGGTTTGTCGGTCCAATACGACTGAAAAACGTAGTATGATTCTTTGGGCGTAAAATCACGCTCGACTACACCTTTCTGGTTGACGAAAGGAACCGGGTTTTCGGGGCGAAGGGGCGTCGAAAAATCTTTAAAAGGCCAATAAGCCGTTCCCGTGAGCCACGGCATTGTTTCCTGCTCTTTCAAATGCCAGTCGATTAGGTTTACGATATAGGATTCGCTCCAGTCGCCGTCTTTCGACATACGGGTCGAACCACCGTGGAGGGACGCATCCCCGGTTCGTTCATCGACGCCTTTTCCGGTTGTGACAGTTGCCACGGCCTGATCAGGCTCCTCGGCATGACGACGGGCATGGCTGTCGCCCCCCCACTCTACATGCAGAAAGTGGTTTACTTTGCCAAACTCCTGTTCACTGACGGATTTATATTCGGTATAGCGTCCCCGATACCAACCCGCCCAGATCGACGGCGAATACACATCGACAATATCTTTGCAGAAATCGCACCGGCGGATGGCCGTTCTGCGCCGGGGGTCAAGCCGGTGCGACAGGTCATTTAATTCGCGCATGAACAACCGGATCTTTTCTTTGTCGAACTCCGGGAAATCACCGGGCCAGTCGTTTTCATTACCCAACCCCCAGATAATAACTGCCGGATGGTTGAAATGCTGTTCGATCATGCTGGTCAACATCCGGCGGGCCTGTTCTTTGTAAAGATCCCCGCCCAGACCACCCCGGCACCAGGGAATTTCTTCCCAGACAAGAATACCCAGACTGTCGCACAAATCCAGTACAATCCTCGACTGCTGGTAATGCCCAAGCCGAATGAAATTGACGCCCATTTCTTTCATCATGATCATCTCCGTGCGAATCATATCTTCCGTCATGGCTGCACCAACGCCCGCATGGTCTTCATGGCGGTGCGTTCCTTTGAGCAGTAATCGCTTGCTATTGAACTTAAACGGCCCTTTTTCTACAAATTCAAAACTCCGAAAACCTACTTTTTCGGTATAGGTTGTCGTGTCAGTCGCGGTCATCAGCTTTATGGCGACGGTGTATCGATCGGGAGAATCTGGCGACCACAACTGCGGCTTCCGAAGAGTAGTCTGCCATAAGGAGACATCACCTGTCAGATCGTTCAGAGATTTTATCGTCTGATCAACCGTTTTGCCCTGCGGATCAAGCAGGCGAATAGAAACGGCAGCCGCCGATTGTTCAGCGGGTTTACGAAATCGACCACCGACGGTTAATTTCCCGGCCTGCCCTGCCGGATCAACATCGGCGGTGGCAAAGATTTTATCGAGCGAAACCGTTGGCGCATAAGTCAGATTCACGTAGCGATACAAACCTCCGTAAACGTTGAAATCAGACATACCGGAAGGAATCATTTCCAGATCACGCGAATTGTCGCACCGAATAACGATTGGTACGTTGCCTTTAAACTGTTTCGCGAAAACATCCGACTTTTTGAAGTCTTCTACAGCCTCGGTAATATCTATCGTCCACTCATCATAGCCCCCAACGTGAGAGCCAACCTTCGTCGTATATACGTATACGTCAGTTTTCTGACCCGCTCCTTCGAAGTGCAGTAGTGTTCGTCCCTGACGATACGGATTCTGGATAGTCAACTGGGTACGATACCAGCCCGGCCCCCGATAATAATTACCCGCTGGATCAACGGCATCGCGGGCGTTAAAGCAGTGTGGCAGGGTTATATCCTGCCAGACCGGAACGCTTTCCGGGCTACCCTCTCCGACTGGCCGAACGGCTTCCCAACTTCCACCCAAATCACTTTGCAGATACTGCCAGTTCGCCAGCAGTCGGGTAGTTTTCTGGGCGAACAGCGCGGGGCTGGCTAAAAATGGAACAATAAAAAAGGCAATGACTAGTCGAAGCATGAGTCAGCAAACGGTAAAAATTGGCAAGTAAAAGCAAGGAGTAGACTATCGCCCGATAGCTCGGTGCGTGTATGTTGTAAAGCCCAGAAATGTTTTGTCACCAGTGGCTCCGTAGGGGTCCTGACGGTTTCGCAGACTGGTAATTTTGGCGGATGTATTGTAGTAGTTCGACGCAACTTCTGCACCCGGAAAAACGGCCTGTCCCGCGCAACTCCGGCAGCCAATAGCACCCACAAACGCGTCTTCCAT
This window harbors:
- a CDS encoding glycoside hydrolase family 2 TIM barrel-domain containing protein — its product is MLRLVIAFFIVPFLASPALFAQKTTRLLANWQYLQSDLGGSWEAVRPVGEGSPESVPVWQDITLPHCFNARDAVDPAGNYYRGPGWYRTQLTIQNPYRQGRTLLHFEGAGQKTDVYVYTTKVGSHVGGYDEWTIDITEAVEDFKKSDVFAKQFKGNVPIVIRCDNSRDLEMIPSGMSDFNVYGGLYRYVNLTYAPTVSLDKIFATADVDPAGQAGKLTVGGRFRKPAEQSAAAVSIRLLDPQGKTVDQTIKSLNDLTGDVSLWQTTLRKPQLWSPDSPDRYTVAIKLMTATDTTTYTEKVGFRSFEFVEKGPFKFNSKRLLLKGTHRHEDHAGVGAAMTEDMIRTEMIMMKEMGVNFIRLGHYQQSRIVLDLCDSLGILVWEEIPWCRGGLGGDLYKEQARRMLTSMIEQHFNHPAVIIWGLGNENDWPGDFPEFDKEKIRLFMRELNDLSHRLDPRRRTAIRRCDFCKDIVDVYSPSIWAGWYRGRYTEYKSVSEQEFGKVNHFLHVEWGGDSHARRHAEEPDQAVATVTTGKGVDERTGDASLHGGSTRMSKDGDWSESYIVNLIDWHLKEQETMPWLTGTAYWPFKDFSTPLRPENPVPFVNQKGVVERDFTPKESYYVFQSYWTDKPMVHIYGHSWPVRWGTAGAQKLVKVYSNCAEAELFVNGKSQGVRKRNSQDFPAAGLRWQVPFNAGSNQIRVVARQGNKTVEDEVTMQYQTEKWDKPAQLILEKIGEENGVSTLQARLVDDRGIACLDAANYISFSLAGDGRLLNNLGTSTGSRTVQAYNGRAIIRVESGAGKAVVGVQSPGLPTALLTILPLKQ
- a CDS encoding alginate lyase family protein, translating into MQRQVVFIVAIVGQFLAGISYGQSAERATVIATLRPHILSEARWAMQQKPITVTAQTSPRSTGNKHDFFSEGDYWWPDSANLQGPYIQRDGMTNPDNFVAHRQAMIRFSRIVGALASAYVLTQDETYVRQAFRHLHAWFVDSDTRMNPSLLYAQAIKGRATGRGIGIIDTIHLMEVAQGLRVMDRAKSADKQAVAAIRRWFADYLNWLTTHSYGTDEMNAKNNHGTCWVMQVAAFSRLTNNDSLMNACRNRYKTVLLPDQMATDGSFPQELRRTKPYGYSLFNLDAMATICQILSTPANNLWSYQTADGRSIRQGIAYLYPFVANKSSWPLKPDVMYWNDWPVAQPFLVFGALQFNQKEWLETWKKRDHDPQVEEVLRNLPIRNPVIWLD